In Parus major isolate Abel chromosome 19, Parus_major1.1, whole genome shotgun sequence, a genomic segment contains:
- the LOC107212819 gene encoding general transcription factor II-I isoform X12, with protein sequence MAQTIVPATSNHDEESLESRMVVTFLMSGLESMCNELSKSKAEIVCIGVYARHFFVVGTERGKAFVNFREDIKKDFTEYCIKEDRPAELQRTKTTPPVNRQRVDAEELETLRKSVEDFFCLCYGNALGESAAVPVPYEEIQSNQSVVIVQGLPEGITFKHPSNYDLPTLKWILKNKSEISFTINRPFLKPVNHIEADTTDPSHSVTPPGGSCPPVNVKTEPSKDSDTNEDLGISSRKSTGTLKQETDDPNYYQFNTPAGPSKTSETDEKIPPGISYTDSSQQDASETSEDSEAEFTSGAADDDDDYLHPDNRLQSTTPANEAADTERQPEEFSFDSSQHDALEAIEKPEVEVTIEDDDDDYLVPDKRLQSSKSANEAANTGKRKTNELHSDSSQHDSSETSEDSEAEVSSEDDDDDDDEYLPPSKRPRSSSRRRLTNEAASSGRRRAKTFNRSSSQHDSSGTSEKIEVEVTVDDDDHDFLFLDKSLQSNKSANEAGNIERSDAEEFSFDSSFHVASETSEKPEVEVTIEDDDHDFISPDKSLQRSKSANETANSERNEAEECNSDSSQHDSSETSEDSEAEFTSGDDDLDYVPRKKKVKRTKSANEDADSETSRTKEFNFDKWNVRISDLRREVEEVFEKRYAEAIKAEGPVSIPYGAFQSHSKHLVVEGLPEGIPFRRPTTYGIPRLERILLVKDQIRFVIKKPELLRSTDAPVDKEGSEVSSTVKEEWYARITKLRKTVDQLFCKQFAKALGSDEPKTVPYKKFEAHPADLYVEGLPENVPFRSPSWYGIPCLEQIIQAGDRIKFVIKRPELLTHTSVEVVRSRSSVQAREDWNSKITKLRKEVEDLFSVKFGEALGLSESVKVPYSVFESNPESLVVEGLPEGVPFRSPTWFGIPRLERIIRGSRKIKFVIKKPELINSHLPLRVVNKLKKKDVSPRSSRRSRSSSENSSVAEIEVTVEASPTKAQTKDGQTNSQTNDFRQNGREFSFEAWNSRISTLKQKVENLFSEKCGQALGLSEPVRVPYALFDSFPEDFYVEGLPEGVPFRQPATFGIPRLEKILRNKSKIKFILKKPEMVEEAIKEEASTSPQGKNNSPSKADKARTTENTAARVEDLNIVQVTVPGEESERVPKENARQLREQVNELFSQKFGEATGMNFPVKVPYRKITNNPGCILVDGMPPGVAFKAPSYLEISSMKKILESAEFIKFTVTRPFPGLVINNQPAKPNKVEVSLEERTESGSGSYGQCYTDTRFL encoded by the exons ATGGCTCAAACAATTGTACCAGCAACATCCAACCATGATGAGGAATCATTAGAAAGCAGAATGGTGGTTACATTCCTCATGTCAGGACTTGAATCAATG tgTAATGAGCTTTCCAAGTCCAAGGCAGAAATTGTCTGTATTGGTGTATATGCAAGACACTTTTTTGTAGTTGGAACTGAGAGAGGAAAAGCCTTTGTCAACTTTAGGGAAGATATTAAGAAGGATTTTACTGAATACT GCATTAAAGAGGACAGGcctgcagaactgcagagaaCAAAGACTACACCACCTGTAAACAGACAGAGGGTGgatgctgaggagctggagacTCTTAGAAAGTCTGTGGAAGACTTTTTCTGCTTATGCTATG gtaATGCTTTAGGAGAGTCAGCAGCGGTACCTGTGCCATATGAAGAGATTCAGAGCAACCAGTCTGTTGTGATAGTGCAGGGTCTGCCTGAAGGAATCACATTTAAACATCCATCAAATTATGATCTTCCCACCCTGAAAtggattttgaaaaacaaatcagagaTCTCATTTACTATCAACAG GCCTTTCCTGAAACCAGTGAACCACATAG AAGCTGATACGACAGATCCTTCACACTCAGTTACACCTCCAGGTGGAag ttGTCCTCCTGTTAATGTGAAAACAGAACCAAGCAAGGATTCTG ACACCAACGAGGATCTTG GAATTTCTTCCAGAAAGTCGACAGGAACACTGAAGCAGGAAACAGATGATCCTAACTACTATCAGTTTAATACTCCAG CAGGCCCTTCCAAAACatcagagacagatgaaaaaattcctcctggaaTAAGTTACACAG attCCTCCCAGCAGGATGCATCAGAAACAAGTGAGGATTCTGAGGCTGAATTCACTAGTGGAG CtgctgatgatgatgatgattacTTACATCCAGACAATAGACTGCAGAGCACCACGCCAGCTAATGAAGCTGCCGATACTGAAAGACAACCAGAAGAGTTCAGTTTTG ACTCCTCCCAGCATGATGCATTAGAAGCTATTGAGAAACCTGAGGTTGAAGTCACCATTGAAG atgatgatgatgactaCCTGGTCCCTGACAAGAGATTGCAGAGCAGCAAGTCAGCTAATGAAGCTGCCAatactgggaaaagaaaaacaaacgAGCTCCATTCAG attCCTCCCAGCATGACTCGTCAGAAACAAGTGAGGATTCTGAGGCTGAAGTATCTAGTGAAG atgatgatgatgatgatgatgagtACCTGCCCCCTAGCAAGAGAccgaggagcagcagcagacgGCGGCTGACTAATGAAGCTGCCAGTAGTGGTAGAAGAAGAGCAAAAACGTTCAATCGCA GTTCCTCCCAGCATGATTCATCAGGAACAAGTGAGAAAATTGAGGTTGAGGTCACAGTCGATG aTGATGACCATGACTTCCTATTCCTTGACAAGAGTCTGCAGAGTAACAAGTCTGCTAATGAAGCTGGCAATATTGAGAGGAGTGATGCAGAAGAATTTAGTTTTG attCCTCTTTCCATGTCGCATCAGAAACAAGTGAGAAACCTGAGGTTGAGGTCACCATTGAAG ATGATGACCATGACTTCATATCTCCTGACAAGAGTCTGCAGAGGAGCAAGTCTGCTAATGAAACTGCCAATAGTGagagaaatgaagcagaagaatGCAATTCAG attcCTCCCAGCATGACTCGTCAGAAACAAGTGAGGATTCTGAGGCTGAATTCACTAGTGGAG ATGATGACCTTGATTATGTACCCCGTAAGAAGAAAGTGAAGAGAACCAAGTCGGCTAATGAAGATGCCGATAGTGAGACAAGTAGAACAAAAGAGTTCAATTTTG aCAAATGGAACGTACGAATTTCAGACTTGAGAAGGGAAGTTGAAGAGGTGTTTGAAAAAAGATATG CTGAAGCTATAAAAGCAGAAGGTCCAGTGTCTATCCCATATGGAGCGTTTCAGTCACATTCAAAACACTTGGTTGTGGAAGGGCTGCCAGAAGGGATTCCCTTCAGACGTCCGACCACGTACGGCATTCCCCGACTGGAGAGGATACTCCTGGTAAAGGACCAGATCCGCTTTGTGattaaaaa GCCTGAACTTCTGAGATCAACAGATGCTCCCGTGGACAAGGAAGGTTCAGAAG TCTCAAGTACAGTGAAAGAGGAGTGGTATGCCAGAATCACCAAACTGAGAAAGACAGTAGATCAACTTTTCTGTAAACAGTTTG CCAAGGCTTTGGGGAGTGATGAGCCCAAAACTGTTCCATACAAGAAATTTGAAGCTCATCCAGCTGACCTTTATGTTGAAGGGCTGCCAGAAAATGTCCCCTTTAGGAGTCCCTCCTGGTATGGAATCCCTTGCCTTGAACAAATAATTCAAGCAGGCGACAGAATAAAGTTTGTGATCAAAag GCCAGAGCTGCTAACTCACACTTCAGTCGAAGTTGTTCGCTCCAGGTCGAGCGTTCAAG cGAGAGAAGATTGGAATTCTAAGATTACAAAGCTAAGAAAGGAAGTAGAAGATTTATTTAGTGTGAAGTTTG gTGAAGCTCTGGGGCTTTCAGAGTCAGTGAAAGTTCCCTATTCTGTATTTGAATCAAACCCTGAATCCTTGGTCGTTGAAGGCTTGCCAGAAGGAGTTCCTTTCCGGAGTCCCACATGGTTTGGAATTCCACGCCTTGAAAGAATCATCCGTGGGAGTCGCAAAATCAAATTTGTTATTAAGAA GCCTGAGCTTATCAATTCCCATTTGCCTCTAAGAGTGGTTAataaactaaagaaaaaag ATGTTAGTCCAAGGAGTTCCAGAAGGTCACGAAGTTCATCAGAAAATTCAAGTGTCGCAGAGATTGAAGTTACTGTTGAAGCCA GTCCTACTAAAGCACAAACAAAAGATGGTCAAACTAATTCTCAAACCAATGACTTCAGGCAAAATGGAAGAGAGTTTTCTTTTG AGGCATGGAATTCCAGAATCAGTACCTTAAAGCAGAAAGTTGAAAAtctttttagtgaaaaatgtG GGCAAGCTCTGGGACTCAGTGAGCCAGTGAGGGTGCCATATGCACTGTTTGATTCCTTCCCAGAGGATTTCTATGTGGAAGGACTACCTGAGGGAGTGCCCTTCCGCCAACCTGCGACTTTTGGGATTCCAAGACTAGAGAAGATCCTGagaaataaatctaaaataaaatttattcttaaaaa GCCTGAGATGGTTGAGGAAGCTATCAAAGAAGAGGCTTCTACAAGCCCCCAAG gaaaaaataattcccccAGTAAAGCTGATAAAGCAAGgaccacagaaaacacagctgcacGTGTTGAAGACCTCAACATCGTTCAAGTAACTGTACCAG GTGAAGAAAGTGAGCGAGTGCCAAAAGAAAATGCCAGACAATTGAGAGAGCAAGTAAATGAACTTTTTAGCCAGAAATTTG GTGAAGCCACTGGTATGAATTTTCCTGTGAAAGTTCCATACAGAAAAATCACTAACAACCCTGGCTGTATTTTGGTGGATGGAATGCCTCCAGGTGTGGCATTTAAAGCACCCAGTTATCTGGAAATCAGCTCAATGAAGAAGATTTTGGAATCAGCAGAGTTTATCAAGTTTACTGTCACTAG accATTTCCAGGACTTGTCATTAACAATC agcCAGCTAAACCAAACAAAGTAGAAGTATCTCTAGAAG
- the LOC107212819 gene encoding general transcription factor II-I isoform X5 gives MAQTIVPATSNHDEESLESRMVVTFLMSGLESMCNELSKSKAEIVCIGVYARHFFVVGTERGKAFVNFREDIKKDFTEYCIKEDRPAELQRTKTTPPVNRQRVDAEELETLRKSVEDFFCLCYGNALGESAAVPVPYEEIQSNQSVVIVQGLPEGITFKHPSNYDLPTLKWILKNKSEISFTINRPFLKPVNHIEADTTDPSHSVTPPGGSCPPVNVKTEPSKDSGISSRKSTGTLKQETDDPNYYQFNTPGPSKTSETDEKIPPGISYTDSSQQDASETSEDSEAEFTSGAADDDDDYLHPDNRLQSTTPANEAADTERQPEEFSFDSSQHDALEAIEKPEVEVTIEDDDDDYLVPDKRLQSSKSANEAANTGKRKTNELHSDSSQHDSSETSEDSEAEVSSEDDDDDDDEYLPPSKRPRSSSRRRLTNEAASSGRRRAKTFNRSSSQHDSSGTSEKIEVEVTVDDDDHDFLFLDKSLQSNKSANEAGNIERSDAEEFSFDSSFHVASETSEKPEVEVTIEDDDHDFISPDKSLQRSKSANETANSERNEAEECNSDSSQHDSSETSEDSEAEFTSGDDDLDYVPRKKKVKRTKSANEDADSETSRTKEFNFDKWNVRISDLRREVEEVFEKRYAEAIKAEGPVSIPYGAFQSHSKHLVVEGLPEGIPFRRPTTYGIPRLERILLVKDQIRFVIKKPELLRSTDAPVDKEGSEVSSTVKEEWYARITKLRKTVDQLFCKQFAKALGSDEPKTVPYKKFEAHPADLYVEGLPENVPFRSPSWYGIPCLEQIIQAGDRIKFVIKRPELLTHTSVEVVRSRSSVQAREDWNSKITKLRKEVEDLFSVKFGEALGLSESVKVPYSVFESNPESLVVEGLPEGVPFRSPTWFGIPRLERIIRGSRKIKFVIKKPELINSHLPLRVVNKLKKKDVSPRSSRRSRSSSENSSVAEIEVTVEASPTKAQTKDGQTNSQTNDFRQNGREFSFEAWNSRISTLKQKVENLFSEKCGQALGLSEPVRVPYALFDSFPEDFYVEGLPEGVPFRQPATFGIPRLEKILRNKSKIKFILKKPEMVEEAIKEEASTSPQGKNNSPSKADKARTTENTAARVEDLNIVQVTVPGEESERVPKENARQLREQVNELFSQKFGEATGMNFPVKVPYRKITNNPGCILVDGMPPGVAFKAPSYLEISSMKKILESAEFIKFTVTRPFPGLVINNQLLEEAEAEAPAPAATTEPAKPNKVEVSLEGKNHFPSNIIFSAERTESGSGSYGQCYTDTRFL, from the exons ATGGCTCAAACAATTGTACCAGCAACATCCAACCATGATGAGGAATCATTAGAAAGCAGAATGGTGGTTACATTCCTCATGTCAGGACTTGAATCAATG tgTAATGAGCTTTCCAAGTCCAAGGCAGAAATTGTCTGTATTGGTGTATATGCAAGACACTTTTTTGTAGTTGGAACTGAGAGAGGAAAAGCCTTTGTCAACTTTAGGGAAGATATTAAGAAGGATTTTACTGAATACT GCATTAAAGAGGACAGGcctgcagaactgcagagaaCAAAGACTACACCACCTGTAAACAGACAGAGGGTGgatgctgaggagctggagacTCTTAGAAAGTCTGTGGAAGACTTTTTCTGCTTATGCTATG gtaATGCTTTAGGAGAGTCAGCAGCGGTACCTGTGCCATATGAAGAGATTCAGAGCAACCAGTCTGTTGTGATAGTGCAGGGTCTGCCTGAAGGAATCACATTTAAACATCCATCAAATTATGATCTTCCCACCCTGAAAtggattttgaaaaacaaatcagagaTCTCATTTACTATCAACAG GCCTTTCCTGAAACCAGTGAACCACATAG AAGCTGATACGACAGATCCTTCACACTCAGTTACACCTCCAGGTGGAag ttGTCCTCCTGTTAATGTGAAAACAGAACCAAGCAAGGATTCTG GAATTTCTTCCAGAAAGTCGACAGGAACACTGAAGCAGGAAACAGATGATCCTAACTACTATCAGTTTAATACTCCAG GCCCTTCCAAAACatcagagacagatgaaaaaattcctcctggaaTAAGTTACACAG attCCTCCCAGCAGGATGCATCAGAAACAAGTGAGGATTCTGAGGCTGAATTCACTAGTGGAG CtgctgatgatgatgatgattacTTACATCCAGACAATAGACTGCAGAGCACCACGCCAGCTAATGAAGCTGCCGATACTGAAAGACAACCAGAAGAGTTCAGTTTTG ACTCCTCCCAGCATGATGCATTAGAAGCTATTGAGAAACCTGAGGTTGAAGTCACCATTGAAG atgatgatgatgactaCCTGGTCCCTGACAAGAGATTGCAGAGCAGCAAGTCAGCTAATGAAGCTGCCAatactgggaaaagaaaaacaaacgAGCTCCATTCAG attCCTCCCAGCATGACTCGTCAGAAACAAGTGAGGATTCTGAGGCTGAAGTATCTAGTGAAG atgatgatgatgatgatgatgagtACCTGCCCCCTAGCAAGAGAccgaggagcagcagcagacgGCGGCTGACTAATGAAGCTGCCAGTAGTGGTAGAAGAAGAGCAAAAACGTTCAATCGCA GTTCCTCCCAGCATGATTCATCAGGAACAAGTGAGAAAATTGAGGTTGAGGTCACAGTCGATG aTGATGACCATGACTTCCTATTCCTTGACAAGAGTCTGCAGAGTAACAAGTCTGCTAATGAAGCTGGCAATATTGAGAGGAGTGATGCAGAAGAATTTAGTTTTG attCCTCTTTCCATGTCGCATCAGAAACAAGTGAGAAACCTGAGGTTGAGGTCACCATTGAAG ATGATGACCATGACTTCATATCTCCTGACAAGAGTCTGCAGAGGAGCAAGTCTGCTAATGAAACTGCCAATAGTGagagaaatgaagcagaagaatGCAATTCAG attcCTCCCAGCATGACTCGTCAGAAACAAGTGAGGATTCTGAGGCTGAATTCACTAGTGGAG ATGATGACCTTGATTATGTACCCCGTAAGAAGAAAGTGAAGAGAACCAAGTCGGCTAATGAAGATGCCGATAGTGAGACAAGTAGAACAAAAGAGTTCAATTTTG aCAAATGGAACGTACGAATTTCAGACTTGAGAAGGGAAGTTGAAGAGGTGTTTGAAAAAAGATATG CTGAAGCTATAAAAGCAGAAGGTCCAGTGTCTATCCCATATGGAGCGTTTCAGTCACATTCAAAACACTTGGTTGTGGAAGGGCTGCCAGAAGGGATTCCCTTCAGACGTCCGACCACGTACGGCATTCCCCGACTGGAGAGGATACTCCTGGTAAAGGACCAGATCCGCTTTGTGattaaaaa GCCTGAACTTCTGAGATCAACAGATGCTCCCGTGGACAAGGAAGGTTCAGAAG TCTCAAGTACAGTGAAAGAGGAGTGGTATGCCAGAATCACCAAACTGAGAAAGACAGTAGATCAACTTTTCTGTAAACAGTTTG CCAAGGCTTTGGGGAGTGATGAGCCCAAAACTGTTCCATACAAGAAATTTGAAGCTCATCCAGCTGACCTTTATGTTGAAGGGCTGCCAGAAAATGTCCCCTTTAGGAGTCCCTCCTGGTATGGAATCCCTTGCCTTGAACAAATAATTCAAGCAGGCGACAGAATAAAGTTTGTGATCAAAag GCCAGAGCTGCTAACTCACACTTCAGTCGAAGTTGTTCGCTCCAGGTCGAGCGTTCAAG cGAGAGAAGATTGGAATTCTAAGATTACAAAGCTAAGAAAGGAAGTAGAAGATTTATTTAGTGTGAAGTTTG gTGAAGCTCTGGGGCTTTCAGAGTCAGTGAAAGTTCCCTATTCTGTATTTGAATCAAACCCTGAATCCTTGGTCGTTGAAGGCTTGCCAGAAGGAGTTCCTTTCCGGAGTCCCACATGGTTTGGAATTCCACGCCTTGAAAGAATCATCCGTGGGAGTCGCAAAATCAAATTTGTTATTAAGAA GCCTGAGCTTATCAATTCCCATTTGCCTCTAAGAGTGGTTAataaactaaagaaaaaag ATGTTAGTCCAAGGAGTTCCAGAAGGTCACGAAGTTCATCAGAAAATTCAAGTGTCGCAGAGATTGAAGTTACTGTTGAAGCCA GTCCTACTAAAGCACAAACAAAAGATGGTCAAACTAATTCTCAAACCAATGACTTCAGGCAAAATGGAAGAGAGTTTTCTTTTG AGGCATGGAATTCCAGAATCAGTACCTTAAAGCAGAAAGTTGAAAAtctttttagtgaaaaatgtG GGCAAGCTCTGGGACTCAGTGAGCCAGTGAGGGTGCCATATGCACTGTTTGATTCCTTCCCAGAGGATTTCTATGTGGAAGGACTACCTGAGGGAGTGCCCTTCCGCCAACCTGCGACTTTTGGGATTCCAAGACTAGAGAAGATCCTGagaaataaatctaaaataaaatttattcttaaaaa GCCTGAGATGGTTGAGGAAGCTATCAAAGAAGAGGCTTCTACAAGCCCCCAAG gaaaaaataattcccccAGTAAAGCTGATAAAGCAAGgaccacagaaaacacagctgcacGTGTTGAAGACCTCAACATCGTTCAAGTAACTGTACCAG GTGAAGAAAGTGAGCGAGTGCCAAAAGAAAATGCCAGACAATTGAGAGAGCAAGTAAATGAACTTTTTAGCCAGAAATTTG GTGAAGCCACTGGTATGAATTTTCCTGTGAAAGTTCCATACAGAAAAATCACTAACAACCCTGGCTGTATTTTGGTGGATGGAATGCCTCCAGGTGTGGCATTTAAAGCACCCAGTTATCTGGAAATCAGCTCAATGAAGAAGATTTTGGAATCAGCAGAGTTTATCAAGTTTACTGTCACTAG accATTTCCAGGACTTGTCATTAACAATC AGCTCTTGGAAGAAGCTGAAGCAgaagcaccagcaccagcagcaacCACAG agcCAGCTAAACCAAACAAAGTAGAAGTATCTCTAGAAG